From Plasmodium malariae genome assembly, chromosome: 8:
TCTGATTCATTTTTTGAGTCTACcttctttaaaaatgtatgcgAGTTTTTGTGTTTTTCAACAATATCACAATGTTTTAAGTtatgttttttgtttaaatttcGTTTAATATTGGATGAATCATGTTGTTTGTGAAATTGTGTGTATTGCATCAAATCATTAAATTCTTGTTCAGAAATATCACGTTGCATTAAattagtaaatatttttttaaatttatcataATGTTCTAATGAATTTGGTCTTTCTATAAAGGAATCATCACTTTCGTATAGTAAAACActtatacctttttttaacattttgtGTTTTCGCTcttcttttacttttgttTCACTACTTAGTAATCTTGTAAATTGTACGttgaatgtattattttggTTGTATCCTTTGTTCCATGATTTCCGATAAATAGAtaactaaaaatatagatgAATATCCATTAGTTGAAAagagtatatttatatattatttcaataaaaattttattttatataaaaaaataaaatagcaaataagaaaaaagacaATTTATATGCAATTACTATGGTACCTCatggaaatatttataagtcCATATTAAAATGGAAGAAATAATAGCTTTAGTAAAAAAGGTAAGcatatttctattttgtaatataatgaattttttaaatgttcacAAAACTTTTGCAGTAATTAAGGTATTAgatatattcaatattttttttaatattcagtAAATGTTtgatttataatttattttatttgttttttattatatcaatataaataacattatatttttttttaaataagtataattGTAGTATATActgaaaaacaaataattaataaa
This genomic window contains:
- the PmUG01_08060200 gene encoding Plasmodium exported protein, unknown function, giving the protein MLTFFTKAIISSILIWTYKYFHELSIYRKSWNKGYNQNNTFNVQFTRLLSSETKVKEERKHKMLKKGISVLLYESDDSFIERPNSLEHYDKFKKIFTNLMQRDISEQEFNDLMQYTQFHKQHDSSNIKRNLNKKHNLKHCDIVEKHKNSHTFLKKVDSKNESDLFQNSSCNKHHSIKHHDIDKDLLYLRKKRQVYSLVMSNKKLLKKILLVLFYLSMLCITFILLCCYGITDCPFQKLAILQR